The sequence CGGGCCTGTACACGCTTGTCCATGCCATCGCCAAATCCGCAAAAAATGACGTTTGCCATGTCGTTCTCCTTCTTTTAATCCCTCGCTGCATCATGGCAGATGCATCAAGTTCGTCAATACCCAAAATTCAGGCCATATCTCCTTCATCTTGGGATTGCGCCCCTTTTGCGGCGAATTCGGCAGCCTCTTTTTCTGCGGCGGCTTTGGCGAGCTTTTCTGCTTCGCGCTTGGCGCGGTGTTCGCGGATCCAGCGCAGCTCGTCCTCTACCTCGTCGTAGCCGTCTTCCTCCTCGACGGCAACAAGCTCGCCTTCGCGGCAGCCGAAGGTGGAACCCTCTTCGATGAACTTGACGTCGTAGACGCGGATCACCTGCAGGAAGTCACCGATATTCGTGACGTACCCCTCGGCACCCGGTTCGACGAGGATACCGTCACGCGGGTGGAACGGGTTCGTGCCGTCATTGCGGATCGCCTTCGTGATTTTGACCCGCTGGCCGATCCGGAAGACCGGGAGAATGGCATCTTTCTTTGAGGGGGATATCATTTTGCTGTCAGCAGTCGACATTTGATTTTCATCCATTGCTTACCTCCTGTATTTTGTTCGCTTGGCCTATCCGGAATTCCGGGAGAAGCGCATCTTTAGTTGAAGCTGAGATCCGCCTGGCTCGTACAGGCGTGAACGCCGTTGCTCACTTCTTCGACGTCGCTGCAGCTCTCCGAGGTCGAACAGGTCCCGCAGGCGCTCTCTTTTCCGAACATATCCCAGACGTCCGCCGCGGACGGGGCGTAACCGTTCTCGAAATTCTTGTACACGGTGATGAGTGCAAACTTGTAGTATTCGAGCAGTTTCTCATCACCCTCGAGATCGCTCCCGATGGCGCGATCCATCATTGCACCAAACTCCTTCAAAATGTGAAAACGTTTGACGTACACGAGACGCTCATCATAATCGAGATCGAAGAAATCAAAATAGTCTTCGGCATCGGTCAGCGACTGAAACTCTGTGAGTGTACCCATCATCTATCCTTTCTATGTGATTTGCAATTTTGATTCTTTAGTTTTTTGTCAAAAGAATCATTTAAGGGACTGAAAAGGTGACAAATTTGTCTTACAGTCCCATCTCCTGCTTAAGCTGTCCCGCCCAGGCGCTGACGCGCTCTTCGGTCAGGTCTTCCTGGTTGACTTTGTCGATCGGGAGACCGATAAATTTGCCGTCTTTCTCTGCGGCGGAGAACTTATAGGTGTACCCCTCCGTCGGCCAGTAACCGTATTCGGTATCCGCGCCGAGCTGGGTAAAGAGCTTTTTGAACTTTACCAGGGCACTGACGAACTCCTCGCCGTGGGTATCCTGGTCACCGGCACCGAAAAACGCGACTTTCTTGCCGCTGAAATCGGGGGTTTCGCTCTCAAGCTCCATCATCGGATCGACCCAGTCACGCTGCGGGTCGCCCTGCCCCCACGTGGAGGAGCCGATCAGCAGTACGTCGAAATCGTCGAATTGTTCGAGGTCGTCAAAATCCTCTTCCATATTGATCAGTTCTGCGCCTTCAAACTGCTCCTCGAGCAGTTCCGCCACTTCTTGTGTCGCACCGGTACTGCTACCGACGAAAATACCTACTGTTGCCATATATGTCTCTCTCCTAGTTGTAATTAAGCTTTGTCTTTGCAGGGTTTGTACTGTTCGTAGATCTCGAACGCTCTGTCGAGCAGTTTCTGACCGTCTTCGTACAGTTTGTCAAGGGTGCGGAAGCTGAAGCGGTGCGCGTCTTTGAAATACTTGTCCACCAGGACGATCTTGTCCGCGATGACGATACAGCGTCCGAACCCTTCATGGCTCATCTCCATAACGACGTTGCACATGACGCCCGTCTTGCGTTCGAACTGCAGGGCGATCGCCTTGTAGATCATCTTGATCTCGCCGATCAGCATCTCGTCGATATCCGCGATGATGGGGATCTCCTTGAGCTGCTCTTTCGTTTTGACGTATTTTTTCGTCAACAGCTCCTCGTCGCTCATTTTGGACCAGTTACCAAACTGGTCTGTCGCACGCAGCTGACGGATCAGCTCCTCGGTGAATGCATTGATTTCAAGTGCCGTGTCGCTCATTATTTTCCTTCTTTTGATGTTGCTTGTCGTCTTGCGACGGTTATTCGACGGCCCAGCGCGCCAGGCGCGGGTCCTCTTTGGTTTCCATGTTGATGATCCGCTTGACCCACGGCGGCGGGTTGCCGTTGATCATCTCCACCAGTTCCCCCAGGATCTCTTCGATCCGGCGCGGGTCGGGTACCTTCATCGGGTTGATACCCGCACGGATCACCTTGGCCGCTGCCGTACCGCCGATGGATTCGACGTACATGATGTTGATCCCTTCGAGGCACTGCACCTTGAAGTCCGTCTTGTCGTCGCCCGTCAGGCCGGACGTATCCGACTTGATCACACCGTTAAGCTCATAGCCGTCCTTGGAGACGTTGTACACGACGAACTCCTTCGCCCCTCCGAAGTGCGCGTTGACCGTCTCCATGTCTTTCGACGCAAAAGCGACTTTCATCGCGTTTTCCAGTTTTCCGGTTGTCTCAACGCTGATCTTCGTACTTTCTCCCATCATGACCCCTTCAATTCGATTTAGTGTTCACCGTGCATGACATGCCGCAACGTATTCGCCGCTTCAAAAAGGAAGAAACAGCTCCCTTCGTACAGCTGGTCACTCTTGAGCTGATTGCCGAGCTCCTCGTAATTCGGGAAGCCGCGCAGCATCAGTCCGGCATGGCATTTGTCATCCATATGCAATAATCGTTCCGCATGGAAGTTGCTGATGACCAGGTCGGCGTCTTTGAAGTGCGCGGCCGCGTCTTCGAGGTCCCCGACGAAGACATGCTCGGCCGTGATTTTCTCCAGCACCGGGCTGTACGTCGTCGCCACGACCGTATCGATGGTGCCGCCGACGCTCTGCAGCAGTTCGCAGATACCGATGCACGCATCCGGTTCACCGGTGATGACGTAACGGGCCGATCCCACCAGGAAGTGGCTGTCGAGCATGACGTCCTGCAGGCGGCCGCGCCAGCGTTTGACAAGCGGCGGCGGGTCGATCTGGCGGATCTTCATCAGTTCCGCGACAAAATTGTCGTTATTTTCCAGCCCCATCAGATGGTCGAAATGCACGTGGCGCACGGCGGGGTTCTTCTTCTGAAGCGCCTCCGCGCCGACCTTCATGGAGTGTCCGATCGTAATGACGGTCTCGGTGTCGCCGAGGGCCACGATATCATCGATGCCGATCGACCCCGTCGCCAGCTTGCCCTGCCCCTCGCTGAGGTAACCGTCCAGGGAGGTGGAGAGATCCGGCATTGCCAGGGTCTCGAAACCGAAATCCTCGCACATCGCCTTGATCTTCTCGATCTCGCCGGGCTGGATACCCACATGCGGCATCAGCACGAGCTTGTTGGGTTTGCACTCCGTCGCCGGGGCGGTATGCTGGTCGATCAGCGCCTTCACCGTGAGGGCCCAGCCGCTCTCCATCCCCCCTTCGAAGTCGGGCGTGTTGACGTAGCAGTAGGGGATCTCGATATGCATCCCCACACCGCGGACGTCGTCGCCTTTCGTCTCCGTCAGCCCCGTCGTATGCAGGCCGATGATCTCGGGCTTCATCCCCTTGTTCTTCTTGGTGATGTTTTCGATGGCCAGCAGAATGGAGTAGTCCCCGCCGTCAAGCACCGCGGTAATGTCGCTGACCGAGGTGTTGTACATGGGAATCGGTTCATTGAAGTGCTTGGTATAGAAGACTTTGGTATAGGACGCGCACCCCTGCGAGGCGTGCATCAGCGGCAGGCAGTTGCGGATCCCCATAAAGGCCAGGGCCGCCCCCATGGGCTGCGAATGTTTGATGGGGTTGACCTGAAGCGGTTTGTGCTCTTTCCTGTTCAGTTCGAAGTCGGCTTCGTGAGACATGGCACCTCCTTAATATAGGAGAACATCTGCATTTCGCGTTCTTGCAGGCAATTTTCGATAGAAATTATCAAATTAGTGTAATTACTCTTGACATGCAACGAAAAAAGGAGTAAAGTTCTAGAGTATTTACACTAAAAGGATTCGAAATGAAACTTTCCACTCGCATTCTGGGAACCGCTGCGGCGATCTCCCTTTCGTCCTCCCTGCTCTTCGGCGCCGTGTACGACGTCGATCCGACCCACTCCACCGTGGGCTTCAAGGTGCGCCATATGATGATCAGCAACGTCAACGGCCACTTTGCCGATTTCAGCGGCAGTTACGACCTGGAGGGCACTGTCCTCAAATCCTTTACGGGCAGCGTCAAGACCGCCAGCGTCGATACGGGGATCGTCAAGCGCGACGACCACCTCAAAAGTGCCGATTTTTTCGATGCGGCCAAGTATCCGGACATTACGTTTACGATGACGAAGTTTGACGGGGAGTCGATCACCGGTGAGCTGACGCTGCACGGCGTTACCCGCAGCGTCACCTTTGAAGCGGAAGTGTCCGGGACCATCAAGGACCCCTGGGGGATGACGCGCAGCAGTGTCATTCTCGAGGGAAAGATCAAACGCAGCGATTTCGGGCTCACCTATAACCAGGTCCTTGAAGCGGGCGGGGTTGCCGTCGGCGACGACGTGAAACTGACGATCGAGCTCGAGGGGATCGCCAAACCGCTATAATGCCGCCATGGGAACGAAAAAAAAGATTCTTGCCGGGGCGCTGAAGCTCTTCAACGAAGGCAATACCCAGGCCGCGACGACGAACCATATCGCCGCGGCGCTCGGGATGAGCCCCGGCAACCTCCACTATCATTACAAAAACCGCGAAGCGATCATTCTGCGGCTCTACGAAGAGATGCAGGCGCAGACGGAGCTGGAACCGCAGGAGCGGCCCGACTCCATCGAGGCGCTCCACGCGCACATGTCGCACCTGGCGCATGTCTACTGGACGTACCGTTTTTTCCACCGCGAGCTGCTCTTTCTGCTTTCGCGCGACCCGGAACTCAAGGCCCGCTACATCCGCGACAACCTCGCCCACCGCGGGCGCATCGTCCTGGTGCTCGCCGGCCTCGTTGACAACGGCTACCTTCAGGTCCCCTATGACAACGTCCTGGAGCATCTCGCCGACACGACCCTGCTCGCGACGCAGTTCTGGATCCCCTTTCTCGAAACCCTGGGCGATCCCCTGGACGAGTACCATCTCGAAGGGATGTTTCAGCACGTCCAGGGGGCGATGCGCCCCTACCTGACCCCCAAAGGCCTCAAAGCCCTCGCCGAAATCTCGGCGTAGCCGCGCCTCTCACTGACCGATAAAAATATGAAAAGGCCGTTTACATACGGCCGTCGAGGATCGTTTCGTTGTCGATGCGGACACGGGGGCGCTTGCGTACCTCGGAGAGGATCTGCTGCAGCCGACGCAGGACAATAGGCGTACTTTTTGTCGTATCGAAAGCGTCGAGCGCGATGCAGCTTTCGGTATCGCGGAAGTGGTCGTCAAGCCTACAGAGCAGATTCTGGGACGCCTTGTGGGCATTGGCCTGATTGGTAAAATCAAACACGATAAAGTAGTGGTTTTCGTCAACCTGGTGCAGATGGTCCGACAGACGAAGCAAACCGCCGATGACGTCGATGGAAAGCGGTTCGGCGTGGTAGAGCAGCGCGAAGGTAACGTCGACGCCGTAGCGCTCATGTATATAATAGTGTTTTTTGATCAGGACATCAAAATGTTTGGCCAAATCACCCATTGCGTCTGCACCTTTACAATGTTGTGTTGCTGTCATTCATTATAGCAACATAGTGACAACATTATTCATAGTTTCTTGAAGATATTTTGTGAAGTTAGGATTATAGCCAAAAAATGTGATAGTAACTTAATCTCCCGGGAAACGTTACGTTTC is a genomic window of Sulfurimonas sp. HSL1-2 containing:
- a CDS encoding TetR/AcrR family transcriptional regulator — protein: MGTKKKILAGALKLFNEGNTQAATTNHIAAALGMSPGNLHYHYKNREAIILRLYEEMQAQTELEPQERPDSIEALHAHMSHLAHVYWTYRFFHRELLFLLSRDPELKARYIRDNLAHRGRIVLVLAGLVDNGYLQVPYDNVLEHLADTTLLATQFWIPFLETLGDPLDEYHLEGMFQHVQGAMRPYLTPKGLKALAEISA
- a CDS encoding flavodoxin, whose product is MATVGIFVGSSTGATQEVAELLEEQFEGAELINMEEDFDDLEQFDDFDVLLIGSSTWGQGDPQRDWVDPMMELESETPDFSGKKVAFFGAGDQDTHGEEFVSALVKFKKLFTQLGADTEYGYWPTEGYTYKFSAAEKDGKFIGLPIDKVNQEDLTEERVSAWAGQLKQEMGL
- a CDS encoding nitrogen fixation protein NifZ; protein product: MDENQMSTADSKMISPSKKDAILPVFRIGQRVKITKAIRNDGTNPFHPRDGILVEPGAEGYVTNIGDFLQVIRVYDVKFIEEGSTFGCREGELVAVEEEDGYDEVEDELRWIREHRAKREAEKLAKAAAEKEAAEFAAKGAQSQDEGDMA
- a CDS encoding nitrogenase-stabilizing/protective protein NifW, with amino-acid sequence MMGTLTEFQSLTDAEDYFDFFDLDYDERLVYVKRFHILKEFGAMMDRAIGSDLEGDEKLLEYYKFALITVYKNFENGYAPSAADVWDMFGKESACGTCSTSESCSDVEEVSNGVHACTSQADLSFN
- a CDS encoding NifX-associated nitrogen fixation protein, whose product is MSDTALEINAFTEELIRQLRATDQFGNWSKMSDEELLTKKYVKTKEQLKEIPIIADIDEMLIGEIKMIYKAIALQFERKTGVMCNVVMEMSHEGFGRCIVIADKIVLVDKYFKDAHRFSFRTLDKLYEDGQKLLDRAFEIYEQYKPCKDKA
- the nifN gene encoding nitrogenase iron-molybdenum cofactor biosynthesis protein NifN — protein: MSHEADFELNRKEHKPLQVNPIKHSQPMGAALAFMGIRNCLPLMHASQGCASYTKVFYTKHFNEPIPMYNTSVSDITAVLDGGDYSILLAIENITKKNKGMKPEIIGLHTTGLTETKGDDVRGVGMHIEIPYCYVNTPDFEGGMESGWALTVKALIDQHTAPATECKPNKLVLMPHVGIQPGEIEKIKAMCEDFGFETLAMPDLSTSLDGYLSEGQGKLATGSIGIDDIVALGDTETVITIGHSMKVGAEALQKKNPAVRHVHFDHLMGLENNDNFVAELMKIRQIDPPPLVKRWRGRLQDVMLDSHFLVGSARYVITGEPDACIGICELLQSVGGTIDTVVATTYSPVLEKITAEHVFVGDLEDAAAHFKDADLVISNFHAERLLHMDDKCHAGLMLRGFPNYEELGNQLKSDQLYEGSCFFLFEAANTLRHVMHGEH
- a CDS encoding YceI family protein, which encodes MKLSTRILGTAAAISLSSSLLFGAVYDVDPTHSTVGFKVRHMMISNVNGHFADFSGSYDLEGTVLKSFTGSVKTASVDTGIVKRDDHLKSADFFDAAKYPDITFTMTKFDGESITGELTLHGVTRSVTFEAEVSGTIKDPWGMTRSSVILEGKIKRSDFGLTYNQVLEAGGVAVGDDVKLTIELEGIAKPL
- the nifX gene encoding nitrogen fixation protein NifX is translated as MMGESTKISVETTGKLENAMKVAFASKDMETVNAHFGGAKEFVVYNVSKDGYELNGVIKSDTSGLTGDDKTDFKVQCLEGINIMYVESIGGTAAAKVIRAGINPMKVPDPRRIEEILGELVEMINGNPPPWVKRIINMETKEDPRLARWAVE